The nucleotide sequence GATCGCCCTCGGCGGCGGCGGTGAGGACTACGTCTGATGAACCAGGAGCGGGTCATCCCCCGGGAACGGGCGGCCGCGGGCGACGCCTGGGAGCTGCCGGACATGGGCGCCGGCGCCAGGCGCCAGCCCCAGCGTCCGGACGTCAGCGTCGAGGCCCTGGAGCGCATCCAGCGCGACGCCTATCAGGAGGCCTTCGAGCAGGGCCGGCGCGAGGGCTACGAGGCCGGCTTCCGCGAGGGCCGCGATGCCGGTCTGAAGCAGGGCCAGGCCGAGGGCCGGCAGCTCGTGCAGCGCCTCAGGCAGGTGCTCGACGCCACTGCCGAGCCCGCCGCGCAGCTGGACCAGGCGGCCGAGGACGAGCTGGCGGCACTTGCCCTGGCCGCGGCCCGACAGGTCATCCGCCGCGAGATCCAGACCCAGCCCGGCGAGGTGGTGGCGGTGGTGCGCGAGGCCGTGGGCCTGCTGCCGCTGTCGGCCCGGGAGATCACCGTGCGCCTGCACCCGGACGACGCCGCCTTCGTGCGCGAGACCCTGGGCGAGGGCGAGCGCAGCGCCTGGCGGCTGCAGGACGACCCGGCGCTCAGTCGCGGCGGCTGCGTGGTGGAGACGCCGCGCTCGCGCGTGGATGCCAGCCTCGAGCGGCGCCTGAATGCACTCGCGGCCGACCTGCTGGGCGCCCAGGCACGGGTGGAGGACGGCGACGAGGACGAGCCGGGGGACGGGGATGGCTGAGACCGCTGCCGACTGGCCGGAGCGCCTGCGCGCCCGCGGCCGCCGGCTGCGCCGGCCGCAGCTGGTGGTGGAGGGGCAGCTCCGGCGCATGGTGGGGCTGACCCTCGAGGCCGAAGGCTGCGAGGCGGCCGTGGGCTCGCGCTGCGACGTGGTGGCGAGCGACGGCACCACCGTGGAGGCCGAGGTGGTCGGCTTCGCCGGCGAAAGCCTCTATCTCATGCCCGCCGGCCCGCTGCATGGCATCACCCCCAACGCCCGCGTCATTCCCCGGGGCGGCGTCAGCCGCGCGCGGGTGGGGGAAGGCCTGCTCGGGCGCATCCTCGACGGCGGCGGCCATCCGCTGGACGGCGAGCCGCTGCCCGAGCTGGAGGACGAGGCCCCGCTCACCGGCCGCGAGATCAACCCGCTGCTGCGCGCCCCCATCCGCGAGCCGCTCGATGTCGGCATCCGCGCCATCAATGCCCTGCTCACCGTGGGCCAGGGCCAGCGCATGGGGCTGTTCGCAGGCTCCGGTGTCGGCAAGAGCGTGCTGCTCGGGATGATGACCCGCTACACCGCCGCGGATGTGGTGGTGGTGGGGCTGATCGGCGAGCGTGGCCGCGAGGTCAAGGAGTTCATCGAGAACATCCTCGCCGAGGAGGGCCGCCGGCGGGCCGCCGTGGTGGCGGCCCCCGCGGACGCCTCGCCGCTGATGCGCCTGCACGGCGCCATGCTCGCCACCAGCATCGCCGAGTACTTCCGCGACCGCGGCCAGCGCGTGCTGCTGCTGATGGACTCCCTCACCCGCTATGCCCAGGCCCAGCGCGAGATCGGGCTGGCCATCGGCGAGCCGCCCACCACCAAGGGCTATCCGCCCTCGGTGTTCGCGCGCCTGCCGCATCTGGTGGAGCGCGCCGGCAACGGCCGTGACGGCGGCGGCTCGATCACGGCGTTCTACACAGTGCTCACCGAGGGCGACGACCAGAACGACCCGGTGGCCGACGCCGCGCGGGCCATCCTCGACGGTCACGTTGTGCTTTCGCGGCGCCTCGCCGAGGCGGGCCACTACCCCGCCATCGACATCGAGGCCTCGGCGAGCCGGGCCATGCTCAACATCACCGACGCCCGCCAGCAGGCGGCGAGCCAGCGCTTCCGCGAGCTCTACAGCGCCTACCGCCAGAACGAGGACCTGATCAACGTCGGCGCCTACCGCAGCGGCAGCGACCCGCGGGTCGACGAGGCCATCGCCTGTCAGGACGACATGCGCAGCTTCCTGCGCCAGGACGTCAGCGAGGCGGTCGGTTTCCAGGACAGCGTCCGGGGCCTCGTGGACCTGATGGGCACCGGCAGCAGCGAGGTGGCGGGGCGATGAGCCCGCAGCGCGATGCCGGCCGGCGTAGGTCGTGCGCGCCTCCGGTGCGTGCGACGTACGGCGTGCGTGCCGGGATGTCGCACACGGCTGCGCCGTGCACGACCTACGGCGCTGATCACACCGCATTCCCAGAGGAGGCTCCATGAGCACCCGCTCCACCCGCATGGAGCCCGTGCGCCGGGTGGCCGACCAGCGTGCCCAGGAGGCGGCGAAGCGCCTGGCCGAGCGTCAGGAGGCGCTGGAGCAGGAGCGCGAGCGCCTGGAGCAGCTCGGTGCCTTCCGCCGCGAGTACGAGCAGAAGCTCGCCTTCGCCGGCCAGAACGGCATCGATGCCTACCGCCTGCGGGACTACAACGCCTTCCTCGGCCGCATCGACCAGGCCATCGCCCAGCAGCGCGAGCAGCTGCACAGGATCGAGGCGGAGGCGGAGAAGCTGCGCGAGCACTGGCTGGCCGAGTGGGGCAACGCCAGGGCCCTGGAGCAGCTCGTCGAGCGCTACCGCGCCCATGAGCGCCGCGACGCCGAGGCCCGCGAACAGCGCCAGAATGACGAGCTGGCCCGGCAGCGGCGGGGGAGAACGTGAGCGTGCGGCTCGGGGCGACAACCGCAAAGACGCGAAGGACGCAAAGAGTACACAACGGCCGTAGATACTCCCTTGCCGGGTCAAGCCTTCTGCATGTGGTTTCTGCTGAACAGCTGGCTGCTATCGAAGGGCTGCTGTGTTTTGAAGCAGGCCCAGATGCCGGTGAGGTACT is from Spiribacter halobius and encodes:
- a CDS encoding FliH/SctL family protein; its protein translation is MNQERVIPRERAAAGDAWELPDMGAGARRQPQRPDVSVEALERIQRDAYQEAFEQGRREGYEAGFREGRDAGLKQGQAEGRQLVQRLRQVLDATAEPAAQLDQAAEDELAALALAAARQVIRREIQTQPGEVVAVVREAVGLLPLSAREITVRLHPDDAAFVRETLGEGERSAWRLQDDPALSRGGCVVETPRSRVDASLERRLNALAADLLGAQARVEDGDEDEPGDGDG
- the fliI gene encoding flagellar protein export ATPase FliI; the encoded protein is MAETAADWPERLRARGRRLRRPQLVVEGQLRRMVGLTLEAEGCEAAVGSRCDVVASDGTTVEAEVVGFAGESLYLMPAGPLHGITPNARVIPRGGVSRARVGEGLLGRILDGGGHPLDGEPLPELEDEAPLTGREINPLLRAPIREPLDVGIRAINALLTVGQGQRMGLFAGSGVGKSVLLGMMTRYTAADVVVVGLIGERGREVKEFIENILAEEGRRRAAVVAAPADASPLMRLHGAMLATSIAEYFRDRGQRVLLLMDSLTRYAQAQREIGLAIGEPPTTKGYPPSVFARLPHLVERAGNGRDGGGSITAFYTVLTEGDDQNDPVADAARAILDGHVVLSRRLAEAGHYPAIDIEASASRAMLNITDARQQAASQRFRELYSAYRQNEDLINVGAYRSGSDPRVDEAIACQDDMRSFLRQDVSEAVGFQDSVRGLVDLMGTGSSEVAGR
- the fliJ gene encoding flagellar export protein FliJ, whose protein sequence is MSTRSTRMEPVRRVADQRAQEAAKRLAERQEALEQERERLEQLGAFRREYEQKLAFAGQNGIDAYRLRDYNAFLGRIDQAIAQQREQLHRIEAEAEKLREHWLAEWGNARALEQLVERYRAHERRDAEAREQRQNDELARQRRGRT